Proteins found in one Mucilaginibacter gracilis genomic segment:
- a CDS encoding tagaturonate reductase, which yields MILSQNNLKSITVPGLIVPGENLFSLPEKVLQFGTGVLLRGLPDYFIDKANRQGIFNGRVVVVKSTDTGSATEFDQQDSLYTLSIKGIENGERIDESVICSAISRVLTAGKDWEAIMEFARNPGLQVVISNTTEVGIQLVEDDINNTPPVSFPGKLLAVLHERYKALGGTPESGLVIVPTELIVDNGKKLKAIVLQLAENNNLDGEFITWLNSANHFCNSLVDRIVPGKPDAKTLDLLESAGGYKDDLRIVSEVYSLWAIEGDEHIKSALTFAQADKGVVIAPDIEIFRELKLRLLNGTHTLTCAVAFLSGFPTVKVAMDDKAFSEFIYELMVNDIAPAIPYNVSTELKHDFAGKVLDRFRNPHIEHMWISISAQYSSKIKMRVVPVLLQHYRLGSTVPQYIAFGFAAFLRFMKVEKNAKGEYIGSNNGVEYKVTDDNAPIFYEAWKLANLEEVVESILANENLWDGPNLTILPDFKEAVLKNLTAIMEHGVLKLTSKKELES from the coding sequence ATGATACTCTCGCAAAATAATTTAAAATCCATAACGGTACCAGGGCTGATAGTGCCTGGCGAAAATCTATTTAGCCTTCCCGAAAAGGTACTGCAATTTGGTACAGGCGTTTTATTAAGGGGCCTGCCCGATTATTTTATTGATAAAGCTAACCGCCAGGGCATTTTTAATGGCCGTGTGGTGGTAGTTAAATCAACCGATACGGGTTCGGCTACCGAGTTCGATCAGCAGGATAGTTTATATACCCTTTCGATAAAAGGGATTGAAAACGGCGAAAGGATTGACGAAAGCGTAATATGCTCGGCTATAAGCCGCGTATTAACTGCCGGAAAAGATTGGGAAGCCATTATGGAATTTGCCCGCAACCCCGGGCTGCAAGTGGTAATATCAAACACAACAGAGGTTGGCATTCAACTGGTTGAAGACGACATTAACAATACCCCCCCGGTATCGTTCCCCGGTAAATTGCTTGCCGTATTGCACGAACGGTATAAAGCCCTTGGAGGCACTCCCGAAAGCGGTTTGGTTATTGTACCTACCGAACTGATTGTTGATAATGGCAAAAAATTAAAGGCCATTGTTTTACAGTTAGCCGAAAACAACAATTTAGACGGGGAATTTATTACCTGGTTAAACTCGGCAAATCATTTTTGCAATTCGCTGGTTGATAGAATTGTTCCGGGTAAACCGGATGCAAAAACACTCGACTTACTGGAGTCGGCAGGCGGTTACAAAGACGATCTTCGCATCGTATCCGAGGTTTATAGCCTTTGGGCCATTGAGGGCGATGAGCATATAAAATCGGCACTAACGTTTGCACAGGCAGATAAAGGCGTAGTTATTGCGCCTGATATTGAAATATTCCGCGAGTTAAAACTGCGGTTGCTTAACGGCACGCATACTTTAACCTGCGCGGTAGCATTCCTTTCGGGCTTCCCAACGGTAAAAGTTGCAATGGACGATAAAGCCTTTTCAGAATTTATTTATGAGTTAATGGTCAATGATATTGCACCTGCCATTCCATACAATGTTTCTACCGAATTAAAACACGATTTTGCAGGCAAGGTATTAGATAGGTTCCGCAACCCGCATATTGAGCACATGTGGATCAGTATATCGGCACAATACTCATCAAAAATAAAAATGCGTGTGGTGCCTGTTTTACTACAGCATTACAGGCTGGGCAGCACCGTGCCCCAGTATATTGCTTTTGGCTTTGCAGCGTTCCTCCGTTTTATGAAGGTTGAGAAAAACGCAAAAGGCGAATACATTGGCAGCAACAATGGTGTTGAATATAAAGTTACCGATGATAACGCCCCAATTTTTTATGAAGCCTGGAAATTGGCAAATTTAGAAGAGGTTGTAGAAAGCATATTAGCAAACGAAAACCTTTGGGACGGGCCTAACCTAACCATTTTGCCTGATTTTAAAG